Part of the Candidatus Caccoplasma merdavium genome is shown below.
GTCGGCCGAATTGTTAGCCGCACTCATGGCCACGACGCGAATGGTGTTGCTGCCCGAACCGAACTTCATATCGCCAATGGTTTTTGTCGTATTTTTCCCGTTGATAATATTCGTGTTATCGGATATGGAACCATAGGCGTTTTTCCAAGCCTCGGGTTGTGTATTGAAATCGGTATAAAACAAGATGCCACCCTCGACCGCCTTAAATGTCCACACCGTACCGGTTGTCGTGCCCTCATCATTTGTGGCATCGATCCGCCAGTAGTAGGTGGTACCCGCCTCGACTTGTCCGTAATTATATGTTGTTGACGTGAGGCCGGTTGCCAACTGTTGCATGTTATCGGCCGAGGTACCGGCATAAACGGCATAGGTCACTTGTCCATAATAAGGTTTTGTGGCATTCTCCCAGGAAAACACCACCTCATTAGCAGCTCCGACCTCGGCATCGATTGCCGGGGTCGGATTCTCTGAGAGTTTGGGTGCCGAAGGGTCGCCGATGGTCTCGGTGGTCAGCACCGACGAATGGGGCGACTCTATCCCTTCTCCATTATATGCCCGCACGCGAAAATAGTAAACGGTTTCGGGGTTAAGCCCTGTGGCCGTGCAAGTAGTCACATCGGCTCCTACCCGGCCGGCCTCGGTAAAGGATTTGTTGTCGGTCGATACTTCGACGATAAAACCGGTTTCGTCATCGGAGTTGTCGATCCAGGAAAGAGAAATCGATTCTTTCTTTTGCTCCGTCACTTTCAGACCCGACGGCGATTTGACATAAGGATAAGCCGAAGTGATGGAGAAAGAGTAATTCTCGATATTGGCATAGCCGTTGGCCGCAATGGCAGCGGCATCACTGGCATCGTTCGGATTCAACCCGTTGGCTTCTTCCCACTCGTCGGGAATACCGTCACCGTCGCTGTCGAGCGGTTTGTAACCGCCATAGAGCGTACCGGTACCGCCATGGGGCAGGTCTTTCTCGGAACTGATGCCATTGGTCGAGCCTTTCGTCCCGAACGACGAGAGTTCGTCTATCAAATATTGGTCGACCTCATCACGCACCGGCAAGCAAGGCCCTACGCTGTCGATAATCCAATGGAGCGCCTCCTCGGCCGTCATCATGCCGACAATCGTCGGGTGTGCCTTGGGACGGGTAGTGATGCCGTCGAACGTTTCCAAGTCATATACACGCGAACTGCCCGACGACGTATATTCGGCCTCGGTCACTTCACGACCGTTGGCCACGCCGTCCTTGTCGGTATCGTAGTAGTTACCGGCCGCATAATATTTGAAGTTGGAGTTACCGCGGGTAAACGGAGCGGTTCCGTTCCACGGACCTTTCATGAAATAGTTGTTCTCGATATGTGCCCAAGAGGGTCCTTCGCTGTCGCCCATGATGTAGCAACCGCCACCACCCCAGTTATAAACGACATTGTTGACAAACTGGTTGAGACCTTTGACTTTGGGATTACGGGTCTTGTTTTCGATATAGAGGTTACGGTAGAGGGTAACGCCACCTTCGGTCTGTATCAATCCGCCGCAGGAGTGCGATTGCAGACCTTGACCGATGATGGAGTTTTGTATCGTGATGTCGCTCGGCATCGTACCCTTGTTGTCCCAACTTATCGAGAAGCATTCGTCGCGGCCCCATAACGCAGAGAGGTGATCGAATATCATATTTTGGCCGTTGGCCACGCCACAAGCGTCTTTGCCGCTTGTACCGCCGGCCCCCATGCGGAAACGCATATAGCGCACAATGATATTGTCGGCACCCGAGAACGAAACCCGATCGCCATACACCTGCACGCCTTCACCGGGAGCGGTCTGCCCCAAAACGGTAAGGTCGGATGAGAAAACAAGTGCCGATTGCAAATGAATGACACCCGAGACGTCAAAGACGATAATGCGGTTGGGCTTGCTGACGGCATCGCGCAAAGAGCCTGTGCCGCTGTCGTTGAGATTGGTTACATGGTAGATGGTTCCCCCGCGTCCGCCAGTGGCAAAGCGGCCGAACCCCTCTGCTCCGGGAAAGGCCAAAAGCCCTTCGGCATAAGCGGGAACCGAAACAAACAGGCTCAACAAAAGAGCCCATAGAAAGGTAACTTTTTTCATGGTAAGTGTTCGATAAATTTATTGGTTAACTAATACTATGAGCAAAGGTATAAATAAAAAACTCGAAAAACAGAGCGGCATGTCAAAAATGTTTGACATGCCGCTCCCGCACACGAAAAGTTTATCGAGAAAAAATGGGATCCGTTTCCATGTTTGCGTCCCTATTCTCCTCCGGGGACTGTTGCATCTGGAATTTTTGCGCCTTTGAAAGCGTATTTGAATTCCTTGATTTTGCGTCCGTCGGCCTGTTTGATTGTAAACGAGACCTGATTGACTTGGTTTTCATCGATTATTCCCGCAAATTCCACCCCCAGGTCGGTTGTCGTGGAATAATTGAAATAATAGAAACGTTCGCCGGCATAGGTGATATTGGCTATGGCCTGCTTGTCGAGACTGAATGACTCACTGACAAATTGCGCCGTAACGATATTTACCGTATCGGGAAGTATAACGATATACCCCGCGCCTGTTTCGAGGGTGGAATCGGAAATCGACAAACGTTCCCATTCTCCCTCATAGGTGCCGGCAGCAACCGTTTCGGGTGTTACGGGATTGACATACACCGCATTGTCATCGTCGTCATTGCACGCAAAGAAAGCGCAACTCAACGCAAGGAGGGAAACCAAAGAGATTATTGCATGTTTCATTATTGTCAACTTTTATAGGTTTATGATCATCTCCGCTTTACAAAGGATTAATAGCCCGGATTCTGATTCTCCTGGTTGATGCCCATATTGGTATCGATTTCGGCTTGCGGTATGGGACGATACCACTTTACCTCTCCTTTGTTGTTCGACATGTCGGCCGCGGACGATATATATGTATTGTAGGCGATATTGTACCGAACCAACTGTTTGGTGCGTCGCAAATCGATCCAACGGCTGGCGTTTTCGCCGAAGAGCTCCCGGGCGCGCTCATCGAGGATAACGTCGAGCGGCGTATTCTCTCCATAAGTCACCGGGGTCGTGTAATTGGCTTCGTAGTCAGCAAATGACGATAATGTCTTGGCTTTGGCCCGTTCCCGCACATCGTTCACATAAGAGAGAGCCGTTGTTTCGTCGCCCGCCATGAGAGCGGCTTCGGCGGCCACCAGATAGATGTCGCTCAAATGCAAAAGCAATATATCGCGATAATCGCTGTAAGTGCAACTCTTGTCTTGTTCGGTATTGGGGTCATCATACTTTCTCACCGTCACGCCGGCTTGGGCAAGTCTTCCCGCACTGTGGTATTCCAATGTCTGACGGCTGGCGATTTTTCCGTCGGTACCCAAGGTGATGATAACCATCGGGTCGGCAATGATGTAAAATTTCGACTGCTTGGTGGCCAGTTTGTCGGCATCAGTGTTGGCAAAACGCTGGGTGTTGTCCGTAATCCATGTTTCAAGCTCGGCTTGGCTGGTATAGTAGGGAAAATAACCGAATGCGATTTTGAGGTTGCTGTTGTCGGCATTGTTGTAGTATGCCATATAACCCTCATCGCCCCAACCGGGAAGGCCATCGTCGCCGATTGCCGAGTTATACATGATTTGCATGAACGTCCCTTCCCAACGTTCATCGCCCTCGTCCCAAAGGTAGATGGCCTTTGTCGACGGACAAAGCTGAGAACCGCAGGCTTTCAAACCGCTTTCAACGGGATTGCCGTAAAGGTGCCCGTAAGAGCCTTGCAAATTGTGCCCGCCGGCATATATGTCGCCGGGATAGCCCTCACGCTGGTATTGCACCGAGAATATTTCTTCCTCGTTGTTTTCGTTGAACGGCCACCACTTGTCATGGAACGACATGGTCAGACCCTGCCCGTTGATGGCTTTTTCGGCCCAGGCAAGCGCCTTTTCGAAATAGGCGGTCGAGGTAACCGTATAGGTGCCGGCCGTCTCATCGAGAAGCTTGGTGTGTATATCCCAACCGGCAGCCAGATACACTTTTGCCAAAAGAGCCGCCACGGCGCGTTTGCTTGCCCGGCCCAAGTTGGCACCCAGGCCGTTGTCGGGCAGGTTGGGCGACTCGGCAATGCTTTCCAACTCGGCAATGATATTCGCATAAACGGTACTTAAATCAGCACGCGGATAATTGCGTTCGTCATTATCGATGTATTGGGTCACATAAGGGACGCCGCCAAAATGTTGGGTCAACAGATAATAGCCATAACAACGCAGGAATTTGGCTTCGGGAGCATACGTCCCGTTGTCGCCTCCGTATTTGAGCACACCGTTGGCATCGTTTATCATGGCGTAGATATTCTTATAGAGGTCCTCTACCGTGGAGTTCTCGGCCGAGAGGGTGTACCGATGGAACATGCCGGGGTCTTTGGAACGGACAGCGACATAAAGGTCGGTTCCCCATTCATTGATCTCGACATTGGTAGCCATGGGTTTCAACCCGGCATAGGCCGATGCCAAAAAAGTCTGCAAACCGGCATCGGTAGAGTAATAATCTTCGGCCAATGTACCACCTGCACTCTTATTCTCGGCTTCCAAAAAGTCATCGCAACTACTGAAAAGCAGTGCACCTGCTATTACAAATGCTGCTATATAGATAATATTTTTCATCTTCTAAGAATTTAAGAGGTTTGGTATTAGAATGTTATACTTGCACCAAATTGATAGGTTATCGTGCTCGGACCGTCGTTTTTCAAATCTCCACCCGCCCACTCAGGATCGAATCCTTTGTAACGGGTAAAGACAAACGGGTTTGTCACGGTTGCATAAAGCCTCAAATTCTGACATTTGAACTTGCTGACCCATTCCTTGGGGAAAGTATATCCGAGGGAGATGTGCTTGATTTTCACATAGGAGGCATCGACGATGGTATTGGCATTGCCCAACCACTCCTCTTGATAAGTCAGGGAATTGGTCGTAAAGGGATAATCGCCGTAGTGTGTCGTTTCTTGATAAACGGGGTTGATGAATGTTCCATCATCATTGATTCCATCACAATTCAACAAGGTCCCGGCCGGCACATACCAATCGGCATTCAAACGCATGCGTCCGCGGTCGGTCAAGTCATAATACTGCCCATAGAATGCAGAGCTGACCGTATAACCGATTTTTGCATAGACCGACAGCGAAAGGTCCCAATTCTTGTAAGAGAGGTTGCTGGTGAAGCTGCCCACGAAATCGGGCGACGACTTATATATCTTACGGTCGTTGGTTCCGTCTATGGCACCGTCGCCATTCAAGTCCTTGATGATAGGCATGCCTTCCTGCCACCCGTAGATGGTATAGTAATAATCACAGGAACGCACTTGCTGCCCGGGAACAAATCCGAAGTTTTTCGCGGCCTGGGTATTGGGAACGGTCATCATCTGGTCGGTGACAATCCCGTCCCATACATAGGCATAGACATTTTCCACCGGATAGCCGATAAAGAGACCTCCCGTCATAGCTGTGGGCACAAGGTTGGTTCCAAGGCCGTTGATTTCAAGAACTTTGTTCTTGTTATGCGTGAATGAGAAAGTCGTTTCCCAACGCCAGTCCTTGGTGGAGACGTTTACCGTGGTCAATCCTATTTCCACGCCGGTATTCTTTACCGAACCTACATTGGTTGTCATCGACTGTCCGCCGGTAAGCAAAGGAAGGTCTACGTCATAGAGCAGGTCTTTTGAGCGTTTGTCATACCAATCTATTGATCCGTGAATGCGGCCATTGAAGAAACCGAAGTCCAAACCGACATTGACTTCATGGGATTTCTCCCATTGGAGCCGGCTGTTTACAATACCGCTCGGCGATGTACCCGAGATATAGGT
Proteins encoded:
- a CDS encoding fibronectin type III domain-containing protein, with the translated sequence MKKVTFLWALLLSLFVSVPAYAEGLLAFPGAEGFGRFATGGRGGTIYHVTNLNDSGTGSLRDAVSKPNRIIVFDVSGVIHLQSALVFSSDLTVLGQTAPGEGVQVYGDRVSFSGADNIIVRYMRFRMGAGGTSGKDACGVANGQNMIFDHLSALWGRDECFSISWDNKGTMPSDITIQNSIIGQGLQSHSCGGLIQTEGGVTLYRNLYIENKTRNPKVKGLNQFVNNVVYNWGGGGCYIMGDSEGPSWAHIENNYFMKGPWNGTAPFTRGNSNFKYYAAGNYYDTDKDGVANGREVTEAEYTSSGSSRVYDLETFDGITTRPKAHPTIVGMMTAEEALHWIIDSVGPCLPVRDEVDQYLIDELSSFGTKGSTNGISSEKDLPHGGTGTLYGGYKPLDSDGDGIPDEWEEANGLNPNDASDAAAIAANGYANIENYSFSITSAYPYVKSPSGLKVTEQKKESISLSWIDNSDDETGFIVEVSTDNKSFTEAGRVGADVTTCTATGLNPETVYYFRVRAYNGEGIESPHSSVLTTETIGDPSAPKLSENPTPAIDAEVGAANEVVFSWENATKPYYGQVTYAVYAGTSADNMQQLATGLTSTTYNYGQVEAGTTYYWRIDATNDEGTTTGTVWTFKAVEGGILFYTDFNTQPEAWKNAYGSISDNTNIINGKNTTKTIGDMKFGSGSNTIRVVAMSAANNSADMSKDYGPATGADAGATDRCVQFYSTSSGGYLQLPRVSGPCVITIWAGNPETKSKTFKLNTIVDGVESNVASFTLGNKKRIYKFQYIHMDDSEVTFKIDANAIKFNINDILIEQYIPEVVADPIAVEAWPDTAAISYADGAMTFTFNQVVVYHGGAVFSGEQYENVEVSASGTSLTLKYSALDVNTSYVLSFPEGALTDYAGEKSFTGELAFSTCDFPVAKSEGETHYGKAAASLPLDFAPFTQVAPFETVGGLVQTSQNDYPHWVQVSGETDGNVAVMNKTSDKIMTYFDGRSAAFDLNVEYSGGGNVEFKIQESRNCDIAPGWRTIRILTADDFPFDGHLLLNAETRFVKISAPTLTSGELTVRRFRIADSEGRFDLSGGVPATEQQKSAIVVAVSQGTVTLSGLNAGAQIEVFSLAGVAVYNAVSAGTTHSFELPSGYYIIRVDRETTLDLVL
- a CDS encoding RagB/SusD family nutrient uptake outer membrane protein, which codes for MKNIIYIAAFVIAGALLFSSCDDFLEAENKSAGGTLAEDYYSTDAGLQTFLASAYAGLKPMATNVEINEWGTDLYVAVRSKDPGMFHRYTLSAENSTVEDLYKNIYAMINDANGVLKYGGDNGTYAPEAKFLRCYGYYLLTQHFGGVPYVTQYIDNDERNYPRADLSTVYANIIAELESIAESPNLPDNGLGANLGRASKRAVAALLAKVYLAAGWDIHTKLLDETAGTYTVTSTAYFEKALAWAEKAINGQGLTMSFHDKWWPFNENNEEEIFSVQYQREGYPGDIYAGGHNLQGSYGHLYGNPVESGLKACGSQLCPSTKAIYLWDEGDERWEGTFMQIMYNSAIGDDGLPGWGDEGYMAYYNNADNSNLKIAFGYFPYYTSQAELETWITDNTQRFANTDADKLATKQSKFYIIADPMVIITLGTDGKIASRQTLEYHSAGRLAQAGVTVRKYDDPNTEQDKSCTYSDYRDILLLHLSDIYLVAAEAALMAGDETTALSYVNDVRERAKAKTLSSFADYEANYTTPVTYGENTPLDVILDERARELFGENASRWIDLRRTKQLVRYNIAYNTYISSAADMSNNKGEVKWYRPIPQAEIDTNMGINQENQNPGY